TAACAGTCAAGAGGCCATGGCCATCGATGACCTTCCCTAACACCACTAGAGGGAGTAATTGCCAATATGTATAGAACAAgtatttttgaaaaactttttgtaaaaaaaaaaaaaaaaaaaaaaaaacaccaagtatTGCCAAAAGTTGCTTTCAGATAATTTCCATAAgaactacaaaaaatgtattgaattataAATGCAGTCAATTTCCCTTTAAAACTTTATACCTTACGTGTgtcattgtgtatttttatatataacgtGTACTTAAACAGAACAAATCCATCTACCATATTAGGATGGCAATTCAAACATCTTTATTCCAAAGCAAATACAGCAGAGACCAAAAGTGTCTAAATAAATTTAAGTCTGTACTCTGCCACATCTTTAGTAAATAAGGCAACTCGACAAATACTTTCCACATTTACATAGACGGGACCGGTCCTGGTCTATCTTAAGGTTTCACAGAagttctttaaaaatgaatatcccCAAGTGATGTGGTCAAACTGGGACAACAGATTTTGACAAAACCTAGTAAAAAANNNNNNNNNNNNNNNNNNNNNNNNNNNNNNNNNNNNNNNNNNNNNNNNNNNNNNNNNNNNNNNNNNNNNNNNNNNNNNNNNNNNNNNNNNNNNNNNNNNNNNNNNNNNNNNNNNNNNNNNNNNNNNNNNNNNNNNNNNNNNNNNNNNNNNNNNNNNNNNNNNNNNNNNNNNNNNNNNNNNNNNNNNNNNNNNNNNNNNNNNNNNNNNNNNNNNNNNNNNNNNNNNNNNNNNNNNNNNNNNNNNNNNNNNNNNNNNNNNNNNNNNNNNNNNNNNNNNNNNNNNNNNNNNNNNNNNNNNNNNNNNNNNNNNNNNNNNNNNNNNNNNNNNNNNNNNNNNNNNNNNNNNNNNNNNNNNNNNNNNNNNNNNNNNNNNNNNNNNNNNNNNNNNNNNNNNNNNNNNNNNNNNNNNNNNNNNNNNNNNNNNNNNNNNNNNNNNNNNNNNNNNNNNNNNNNNNNNNNNNNNNNNNNNNNNNNNNNNNNNNNNNNNNNNNNNNNNNNNNNNNNNNNNNNNNNNNNNNNNNNNNNNNNNNNNNNNNNNNNNNNNNNNNNNNNNNNNNNNNNNNNNNNNNNNNNNNNNNNNNNNNNNNNNNNNNNNNNNNNNNNNNNNNNNNNNNNNNNNNNNNNNNNNNNNNNNNNNNNNNNNNNNNNNNNNNNNNNNNNNNNNNNNNNNNNNNNNNNNNNNNNNNNNNNNNNNNNNNNNNNNNNNNNNNNNNNNNNNNNNNNNNNNNNNNNNNNNNNNNNNNNNNNNNNNNNNNNNNNNNNNNNNNNNNNNNNNNNNNNNNNNNNNNNNNNNNNNNNNNNNNNNNNNNNNNNNNNNNNNNNNNNNNNNNNNNNNNNNNNNNNNNNNNNNNNNNNNNNNNNNNNNNNNNNNNNNNNNNNNNNNNNNNNNNNNNNNNNNNNNNNNNNNNNNNNNNNNNNNNNNNNNNNNNNNNNNNNNNNNNNNNNNNNNNNNNNNNNNNNNNNNNNNNNNNNNNNNNNNNNNNNNNNNNNNNNNNNNNNNNNNNNNNNNNNNNNNNNNNNNNNNNNNNNNNNNNNNNNNNNNNNNNNNNNNNNNNNNNNNNNNNNNNNNNNNNNNNNNNNNNNNNNNNNNNNNNNNNNNNNNNNNNNNNNNNNNNNNNNNNNNNNNNNNNNNNNNNNNNNNNNNNNNNNNNNNNNNNNNNNNNNNNNNNNNNNNNNNNNNNNNNNNNNNNNNNNNNNNNNNNNNNNNNNNNNNNNNNNNNNNNNNNNNNNNNNNNNNNNNNNNNNNNNNNNNNNNNNNNNNNNNNNNNNNNNNNNNNNNNNNNNNNNNNNNNNNNNNNNNNNNNNNNNNNNNNNNNNNNNNNNNNNNNNNNNNNNNNNNTTTTTTATTTTAAGAGAAGTCCGGAGGAAAGCCACCCAGAAACGTCCTCAGGTTTTCAGCAGGCACTTGTAAAGGAACTGGCGCGGTGCCTTCTATCTGTACATTCTGTCTATAGTGCACATGTCTTGGAAGACTTCAACAATCAGACATAggaatgccaaaaaaaacctcttgTACTTAAGGCCTTGTCAAAGTTGTGTAAACTGGCTGATCCCAATTGGAGTTTGGACTGTGTGAAGGTGGAATGGACAGACTGTTGAGGATAGGTGTGGCATAGGGACGCCGGGAGGAATGGAAATATGGGTACTGGTATAGGCTGGATGGATAGCTAGAGTAGGGATTGTAGTAGTTGGAGCTTGGGAGGTCTGTGTAGTCACACTGAGAGCTGGGGAAAGAATTTGGTACCGTAGAACTAGGCACAGTTGTAGTACAAGCCTGGGTGCTGTAGGAGCTGTAGTCGGAGTGAGTAGGAGAGCCATGGGACTGGTCACTGTAATGACTGGGACTCAGTTGCTCCGTCTTGATGTGAGGCCTCTGTTGACCAGATTCCGGAGATGAAGAAGTTGAAGGACTTTTGTGTGACCAGACTGGTGCTTGCGTGGTTCCGGCTGCATGTGTATAGGGTGCTGCATAAGGTGGTGCTGTGGAATTCTGCCCATGATCAGCTGGAATAGCTCCATGACCGTTCAGCGGCAAATATTGGTCAAACTCATGGACATCGAAAGCCTCAATGTTGTTGATGACCTCACTGCTCAGCTCATTAATGTCCACATTACTGAAGTCAATGTTCTGTCTGCCATTGTCCAACATCCTTCGCCCTTCATGTTTAAGTTCCTGTTTGCCGCCATGATGAAGGTCTGTCTTTGGGGTGGTTGGGGGAGTTGGAGGACCATGGTTTTGACCTAAGAGTAGAAAGAAGGAATAACAATTAATATATAATACCTTTTTTACAATTGgctgtatttctttataaaacacaTGGTCCATGCTGCACAGATGTAATACTGTGCCTAGAAAATAATGGAACAGTCAGCTTATTATAGTAAAACTAGTTTCCTAGTTTCTGTTGTGGTTGTGTACCGGATCTGCCAAACACCAAGTACAGAATTAGCTATAACTCAGTTAAAGGGGTGGTCATGATCCTAGAAAACACTGATTTTGAAATAATCAAATAGAAGCTGGACTGTAAATGTCAAATTTCATTTCTTTCCCCCGAAAAAATCCTTAAAACATAACAAAGATACATCAAATCTTTGAGACTGGCACCAATTTTGTGCACATTAACTGCACAAGATCAAAAACCTTAGAGGCATCCCGAGAATTTGTTCCTGGAAAATTTTGCCTCCCGGGTTTGCGGCTAAGCACAAATATTTTAGACACTAATAGCTGTTGGCAGTGGCTATCTCAGCTTACTGGAATTGGGCTATCTGATTACTTTCTAAAAAGGTCCATGGAgatgaaaaaaatggaacatttaaCTAATTTATACTTTCAGGGTCAAGAAAACCCAAAGGCCAGTTACCGTTATTGGCAACCACATTGTTTTTGGGTCTGTAAGCACCATAATGCAGAAAAGGCCTCctttttattagatatttggACACAATTTgcacccatttaaaaaacaaactgatgAGGGCAGAGCTGCCTTTAAACACAGGTGCAAGCATTGTGGTAATATTGGATTGGGACACATAGTGAATTATGTAATTGAAAATGGaacatgaaagtgtatctaaagccaaatgtTTTTGGGTAAGTAGGagaaaaaatttgggtttttcctgtctgtgtcccactggggagatttccctttctTCCTGTACAGTAGACAATACAGGAATCGAGAAAATAAATACTTCTCAACTGTAACCGTAACAAATGttatcactttctgtcctggtgacaatgatCACTGGGATATATAGAGAAGTTGGATCTACCCCCGTCCCTGATCCATGAGAGGGTTTCTACAACTCCTATCCTATCcaaatatgttttgtgtttcCTTTAAGAAAATGTAGGGAAGGAGTCCAATTCGATGGAAGAGACATTGCCTTTTATTGGCTCCCTACATTGCCAACTCAGGATGATGAGCtcatatttagaaataaatccATCTTGGAGCTTTAGAGACAATCAGGAATGGAATGCTTCATGTGCAACATCTTTctcaaacacaatttatttaataattctgTGGGTCATAAAATATGTCCAATGACCTTTTATAATAAGGGTTGTCTCCAAGACATCAGTAATTAGGCCAGGAAGTCAATAGGGGTTGCCAGTCTTCCccttttaatgtatatattgacCCTTAGTGGAGAAGTTCCTCTTATCAATCTGGCAGActtgaaaacttttcttttatattgttttcacatgaaatgttcatattttagCTCAATAAAAAGGTGAAGTATGGGTAAAGAAAATTTGGATAGCCCCGTTAATAAGAAAGCATGCAGATGATGTTTTATTTGCTGCCATTGGCATTGATCCAGTGGGCTTAGATGATTTGCCAAAAAGTTAGCAATCACAATCATTTAAGAATCAAGGCACAATACCTGTATGATCTCCATGCATATGTCCATCTCCCATCCCTCCTAATCCAGAGTCAGATTTGTACATCTGAGATCCGGGGTGATGACCTAGCTCAGCACCAGAGTCCGAGTCGCTCTGGCCGGCTTTCACGCTCTTCCTCCGGCGAGGTTGGTACTTGTAATCAGGATGGTCTTTCTTGTGCTGAATCCGCAGCCTTTCCGCTTCCTCGACAAACGGGCGTTTCTCACTTTCACTTAGTAAACtgcaagaagaagagaaaaaaaagaggttttgattAGACAACAGAAGGGTTTCAAGTGTCTATAACCACGAAATTATAGGGCAGTCAATGCAAGCATCAACATCTTCATACATGGGAAATGATACTCTATTattaagtggaagtgcatgtaaCATTTAATACATTGATGGAATACTTGaaacataattatattattgatgttttttgtgCAACTTTGCTAGAACTTAGGGCAGTCACggatgctataaaaaaaaaaaaaaaaaaaaacaaaaacaaaaacatgaagcAATAAGAAttaggaaaaggaataaaaaggaaaCTACTGTCAgaaactttattatataatttacaaattatgtgttcattcatttttttttcttttgcaaatacTTAGAAGAAGGTTTATTTTAAGTATGAATAATTCAGTGGGCCAAAAATTtgtttataagtatatatataaattttatatattatatggacaATCCGTTTATTactcagtgtaaaaaaaaagttgtggccaTGTAATCTGTTCTCTTGTTTTGGAACggtcttgccaaaaaaaaaaagtcatttaaaatcagcagaaatacaacacaaattattactcacttttttaggcaaaacttgGTTTTCCAAATTTGTGCTCTATCATTTTCACAATGCTAACTTATCAAATGTTATTGTCATCTATAATATTAGGAGATCGATCTCAATCattttaagaatttcaaaatatatagAAGACTATAGAAGATAACGATAATGGTCAAaagtgaatttatttgtatgataCAATTAACGTGAATAACacaaatattgaataaaagttGTTGaagtataaaacacaaaacaacaaaaaacatttgttttgcagatttgtgtttttggaaaataaataaaaataaagctagaatccaattataattataaatgctATTTAAAGACAACTTAATTGGCTTGATtgtctaacaaaataaaaaaatatatgttcacttaatttaaaaagaaaagtaaatttttgaaaaaaaattttttttttagagtaaagaTAAAATTACCCAAGAATACGACCTGATTGGTCAAACtgtatttttgcttctttttttatctgcttttagtTTTTCAAATAGTAATTGATCGGGTTTTGTGGTACATATTCTTGGAAGACACAAAATTAATATAGAAAGGGTCTGTAACGTATAGagattattttagaaaaaaatgacatttatatttaattttaattgaattaaaatatataaagtaaataagtcCTTaacgtaaaaaaaatatatcacaggttttaaaaatactatttagtTCTAAATTGTTCTTCTGCAGCATTGAAGTTCTGTGAACTACAAGTCTCATCATGCTCCAAGCTTAAGGGTCTAATTGAAAAGCCCTTCAATTACCATTGTGTATCAGCACAGCATGCTGGCACTTGCAGTTTTCCAAAACAGTTCTCCAAAATGGTAAAGGTGGCTTATTTTTCTCGAAAAATAGAACAAATTCTATTTCTATTAGTTACTTTTTGCCTTACACTGTGTGTTAATCAGTTTAAggattattaattatttaataattaatatttatttataaattattaaataatatattttgattgGTCTGATTTAGCTCCTGAAAGGCTGACCAATCCATAATAAAAGaacttttaatttttgaattGGCCCTTAAAAGTTGTCCCAGAACTACAA
The Pyxicephalus adspersus chromosome 7, UCB_Pads_2.0, whole genome shotgun sequence genome window above contains:
- the SOX8 gene encoding transcription factor SOX-8 — translated: MLNMSSGQEQAPDAPCSPAGTASSMSHVSDSDSDSPLSPAGSEGRGSHRSAGISPLHKKDPDGPMDERFPACIREAVSQVLKGYDWSLVPMPVRGSGSLKAKPHVKRPMNAFMVWAQAARRKLADQYPHLHNAELSKTLGKLWRLLSESEKRPFVEEAERLRIQHKKDHPDYKYQPRRRKSVKAGQSDSDSGAELGHHPGSQMYKSDSGLGGMGDGHMHGDHTGQNHGPPTPPTTPKTDLHHGGKQELKHEGRRMLDNGRQNIDFSNVDINELSSEVINNIEAFDVHEFDQYLPLNGHGAIPADHGQNSTAPPYAAPYTHAAGTTQAPVWSHKSPSTSSSPESGQQRPHIKTEQLSPSHYSDQSHGSPTHSDYSSYSTQACTTTVPSSTVPNSFPSSQCDYTDLPSSNYYNPYSSYPSSLYQYPYFHSSRRPYATPILNSLSIPPSHSPNSNWDQPVYTTLTRP